In Eretmochelys imbricata isolate rEreImb1 chromosome 4, rEreImb1.hap1, whole genome shotgun sequence, a single window of DNA contains:
- the CDKN2AIP gene encoding CDKN2A-interacting protein isoform X1, whose product MAEAAASEPLGRSRQEAAWVETLRGDCEPEHHWRHRREFLLRNAGGPPAGDSGALQRLVSLSMVWANHVFLGCRYPLSVMEKVLEMAEGIKVTDAPAHTTRDELVAKKG is encoded by the exons ATGGCGGAGGCCGCGGCCTCGGAGCCGCTGGGCCGGAGCCGGCAGGAGGCGGCCTGGGTGGAGACGCTGCGCGGGGACTGCGAGCCCGAGCACCACTGGCGGCACCGCCGCGAGTTCCTGCTGCGCAACGCGGGGGGCCCGCCGGCCGGGGACAGCGGGGCCCTGCAGCGCCTCGTCTCTCTCTCCATGGTGTGGGCCAACCACGTCTTCCTCGGCTGCCG GTACCCGCTGTCGGTGATGGAAAAGGTGCTGGAAATGGCTGAAGGCATCAAAGTGACCGATGCGCCCGCCCACACGACGAGAGATGAACTGGTTGCCAAG AAGGGGTAG
- the CDKN2AIP gene encoding CDKN2A-interacting protein isoform X2, whose amino-acid sequence MAEAAASEPLGRSRQEAAWVETLRGDCEPEHHWRHRREFLLRNAGGPPAGDSGALQRLVSLSMVWANHVFLGCRYPLSVMEKVLEMAEGIKVTDAPAHTTRDELVAKVKKRGISSSNEGVEEPCKKRAVDKSRDSKDVGNDAKLAKTEVSKEMESMLLKKEEKDAGKDSERSLTSCSSNQEKSTVPETKAANYETTAKHNSTVASASSGTESKMNYHSSMETKHEKKSTLPGVPAVAATKSSSPASAPLPAVAATKSSSPASAPLPAVAATKSSSPASAPPSAATKSSSPASAPPSAATKSSSPASAPPSAATKSSSPASAPPSAATKSSSPASAPPSAATKSSSPASAPPSAATKSSSPASAPPSAATKSSSPASAPPSAATKSSSPASAPPSAATKSSSPASAPPSVAAAATKSSSPASVPPSVAAVATKSRSPASTPAAAAAKSSSPAKVPAAAAAKGSSPASAPAAPAAKGSSPASAAALAAKGSSPASAPAAALAAKGSSPASAPAAATAKGSSPASAPAAAAKGSSPASAPAAAAAKGSSPASAPAAAAAKGSSQASAPAAAAAKGSSQASAPAAAAAKGSSQASAPAAAAAKGSSQASAPAAAAAKGSSQASAPAAAAAKGSSQASAPAAAAAKGSSQASAPAAAAAKGSSLASVLLVASKSSSQASAPPVASKSSSQASENPAKVSWKPLTSEDAKERQPFFNRLYKAVAWKLVAVGGFSPNVNHAELLNSSIQSVKATLDVTFVPLKELADLPQNKSSHENIVCELRCKSVYLGTGCGKSKENAKAIASREALKLFLKKKVIVKICKRKYKGREIEDLVLLDEESKPSNLPPALRNPQEIL is encoded by the exons ATGGCGGAGGCCGCGGCCTCGGAGCCGCTGGGCCGGAGCCGGCAGGAGGCGGCCTGGGTGGAGACGCTGCGCGGGGACTGCGAGCCCGAGCACCACTGGCGGCACCGCCGCGAGTTCCTGCTGCGCAACGCGGGGGGCCCGCCGGCCGGGGACAGCGGGGCCCTGCAGCGCCTCGTCTCTCTCTCCATGGTGTGGGCCAACCACGTCTTCCTCGGCTGCCG GTACCCGCTGTCGGTGATGGAAAAGGTGCTGGAAATGGCTGAAGGCATCAAAGTGACCGATGCGCCCGCCCACACGACGAGAGATGAACTGGTTGCCAAGGTGAAGAAAAGAGGCATATCAAGTAGCAATG AAGGGGTAGAGGAACCTTGCAAGAAACGAGCTGTTGACAAAAGCAGAGATTCTAAGGATGTTGGAAATGATGCTAAGTTGGCAAAGACAGAAGTTTCCAAGGAGATGGAGAGCATGTTGctgaagaaagaggaaaaagatgcGGGAAAAGATTCAGAGCGTTCACTGACATCCTGTAGCTCAAACCAAGAAAAGAGCACAGTGCCAGAAACAAAAGCAGCTAATTATGAAACCACTGCCAAGCATAATTCAACTGTAGCATCTGCTTCATCTGGAACGGAATCAAAAATGAATTATCATTCAAGTATGGAAACCAAACACGAAAAGAAGAGTACATTGCCTGGTGTTCCGGCGGTGGCGGCTACCAAAAGCAGCTCCCCGGCCAGCGCTCCGCTGCCAGCAGTGGCGGCTACCAAAAGCAGCTCCCCGGCCAGCGCTCCGCTGCCAGCGGTGGCGGCTACCAAAAGCAGCTCCCCGGCCAGCGCTCCGCCGTCGGCGGCTACCAAAAGCAGCTCCCCGGCCAGCGCTCCGCCGTCGGCGGCTACCAAAAGCAGCTCCCCGGCCAGCGCTCCGCCGTCGGCGGCTACCAAAAGCAGCTCCCCGGCCAGCGCTCCGCCGTCGGCGGCTACCAAAAGCAGCTCCCCGGCCAGCGCTCCGCCGTCGGCGGCTACCAAAAGCAGCTCCCCGGCCAGCGCTCCGCCGTCGGCGGCTACCAAAAGCAGCTCCCCGGCCAGCGCTCCGCCGTCGGCGGCTACCAAAAGCAGCTCCCCGGCCAGCGCTCCGCCGTCGGCGGCTACCAAAAGCAGCTCCCCGGCCAGCGCTCCGCCGTCGGCGGCTACCAAAAGCAGCTCCCCGGCCAGCGCTCCGCCGTCGGTGGCGGCGGCGGCTACCAAAAGCAGCTCCCCGGCCAGCGTTCCGCCGTCGGTGGCGGCGGTGGCTACCAAAAGCCGCTCCCCGGCCAGCActccggcggcggcggctgccaAAAGCAGCTCCCCGGCCAAGGTTCCGGCGGCTGCCGCCGCCAAAGGCAGCTCCCCGGCCAGCGCGCCGGCGGCGCCGGCTGCCAAAGGCAGCTCCCCAGCCAGCGCAGCGGCGCTGGCCGCCAAAGGCAGCTCCCCGGCCAGCGCGCCGGCGGCGGCGCTGGCCGCCAAAGGCAGCTCCCCGGCCAGCGCGCCGGCGGCGGCGACCGCCAAAG GCAGCTCCCCGGCCAGCGCGCCGGCGGCGGCCGCCAAAGGCAGCTCCCCGGCCAGCGCGCCGGCGGCGGCTGCCGCCAAAGGCAGCTCCCCGGCCAGCGCGCCGGCGGCGGCTGCCGCCAAAGGCAGCTCCCAGGCCAGCGCGCCGGCGGCGGCTGCCGCCAAAGGCAGCTCCCAGGCCAGCGCGCCGGCGGCGGCTGCCGCCAAAGGCAGCTCCCAGGCCAGCGCGCCGGCGGCGGCTGCCGCCAAAGGCAGCTCCCAGGCCAGCGCGCCGGCGGCGGCTGCCGCCAAAGGCAGCTCCCAGGCCAGCGCGCCGGCGGCGGCTGCCGCCAAAGGCAGCTCCCAGGCCAGCGCGCCGGCGGCGGCTGCCGCCAAAGGCAGCTCCCAGGCCAGCGCGCCGGCGGCGGCTGCCGCCAAAGGCAGCTCCCTGGCTAGCGTTCTACTGGTGGCTTCCAAAAGCAGCTCCCAGGCCAGCGCTCCACCGGTGGCTTCCAAAAGCAGCTCCCAGGCTAGTGAAAATCCTGCTAAAGTGTCATGGAAGCCTTTAACAAGTGAAGATGCGAAAGAAAGACAGCCTTTTTTCAATAGACTGTACAAAGCTGTGGCCTGGAAATTGGTTGCTGTTGGAGGTTTTAGTCCCAACGTGAATCATGCAGAACTTCTAAACTCATCCATTCAGTCTGTGAAAGCTACTTTAGATGTAACTTTTGTTCCACTGAAAGAACTTGCAGACTTGCCTCAAAATAAAAGCTCTCATGAGAATATAGTTTGTGAACTGAGGTGCAAGTCTGTTTATTTGGGTACTGGCTGTGGAAAAAGTAAGGAAAATGCCAAAGCTATAGCTTCCAGGGAAGCTTTGAAATTATTTCTCAAGAAGAAAGTTATTGTAAAGATATGTAAAAGAAAGTACAAAGGACGTGAAATTGAAGATTTGGTACTTCTTGATGAAGAGTCAAAACCCTCAAATTTACCCCCAGCTTTAAGAAATCCTCAAGAGATCCTGTAG